Part of the Pseudobdellovibrionaceae bacterium genome is shown below.
AAAGTAGCTATTGGTACCGTGATCATTTTTCGTCAGGCGCAGGGCTTTCGGTGGATCTCAGTGTGTGGGTGGCACCAGAAATGGCTTTATCTACAGGTCTTCTCACAAGCCTCGGGCACTCCACATCGGGCTCGGTGACGGGTGATCGCAACGTGGCCTTTCAGCACGATTGGTTTACTGCGGGCTTAAAGTTTCGCAATCTATATGGGCCAACGGCGGCCCCGATTTATCTACTATACGGCATTGAATACGCTGAGTATCGAGTGAGCGTGGACAAGACAGAGACGCAGAGAATCAGTTCCCATTCAACAGGGCCGCGGGTATTTTTTGAACTCAATAGGCCTCAGTCGGCGGGCGTATACAGTTCGGTGGGGGTTGAATTTCTGCCAAGCCTCCTGCACAAAGAAGAGGCTACAGCGCTAGATCTGCAATCGGGCACCAGCGTAAAGGCCTTTGCCGTGGGTTTGTGGTTGGGGCGAACCTACCAGCTGAACAGCGACCACCAGGTGTTTTGGAAGCTATCTCATAAAGCTGAAAATATCGTTTTTTCAGGAACCGCCAATACGGTAGACCCTATAAGTGGAGTGGCTCCAGAAAATGTGTCAGTCACCAATAGTTTCACTATGTTTCAGTTTGGCTTTGTTTGGGGAGACTGATCGCGACAGGGGCGCGGCAGCCTCGTCGCTCTCGCTTTCGGGTACATTCTTTGATTTTTTGACTCGCTTGTAAACTACGTACACTAAAATGAGGGCCACCACGACGCTAAAGATCACAATATTGAACTCTTTCGCCACATCTAATAAAGAATCAAGTGTGGTGGGGTCTGTTTTCAATTGATTGCCAAACCACCATCCCAGCATGATCCACACCGGCACACTGATGAGTGCGGCAAAGCCATCCAACATAAAAAATACGACGGGTCGCACTCCCAAAATACCAGACGTTAAAAAAAGCGGTGAACGCAATCCCGGTAAAAACCGAGCTGTAAAGCAAATGAAATGGGAGTTTCCCAAAACTTTTTCGCGAGCGAGTGCGATTCTTTTTTCGTTAAAGATAGATCGAAAAATCGGGAGCTTAAAAACTCGGTAACCCATTTTTCGACCCATATAAAAAAGGGTGGCATCACCAATCATGACTCCCACAAAGCACGACAAAAACGCACCGGTGAGGGAAATATTACCTAGCCCAGCCAAAAGGCCAGCTGTAATGAGGGTGATGTCTTCCGGGATCGGGATGCCAAAACCACAAATCAAAAGAACGCCAATAATGATGCTGTAGGCTGTGAACCCGCTAAAGCCCTGCATGAAAAGGATCAGTTTTAATGATAGGGTGGGCGTGGGTTCCATATGGTCCTATATCCAGTTGGGTCCGATGCGGAAAAACAGTATAATATCTTTCATGGGAATAAAACTTGTTATAGTCGATGACGCCCCGTTTATCCGAGAAGTGGTGCGAGGGGTGATAGCTGGCAGTGAAATAGAGTGTATAGGGGAAGCTGCGGATGGTGAAGCGGCGGTTCGAATCGTGTTAGAGAGAAAGCCCGATGTTGTTTTGATGGATCTCGTGTTACCGGTAAAAAGTGGAATAGAAGCGGTTGAAGAAATATTGTCGGTGGCTTCTGGAGTTCGCATCGTGGCGTGTAGTACGATGAATCAAGAAGCGATGGTTTTAAAGGCTCTGAGCGTGGGCTGTTGTGACTATATAAGTAAACCATTTGAGGCAAAACGACTGCTTCAAGTTATAAGGGGCTGCGCGGGCAAGCGCCCAGCGCAGAAATAGAATATGTTTGGGTTAATATCATTTTCAAAGAGTCTTGCCATAACACTGATCATTGTTTTTTTGCTGCAAATTCGGGTGGGGAATAGCACGCTCGAAGAAAAGGCAATGTTCTGGATTCATGATTCATACATTATGGCCCCGGTACAGAAGGCGGCAGAAGGCGCGGTATTGATGATTCGAGATTCGTGGAATGCGCTGACGAAAAACATCAACACCAAATATGCCGATTCGGTCAAGCGAGAAAACCAACCTGGATTTCGTGATGTGAAAATCCATTTCGACCGCAGCAAGGCCTATCTTGAGGAACAGGCCCGCAAGGCCGCTGAACAGCTTCAGGAAAACTCTGAAGGATCAGAAGAACTATAACTATAGGGCCACTATTTTCGGCCGCTGCCCTGATAGCTTTTTCTAACAGGCCTTTCTTCCTGAGAAGACTTGTTTACCAAAGCCGCCACCCGCCGTTGTTGCTTGTCTTTGTTTTGGCTGATCTTGCCTTTATCTAATGGGCAATAGGCATTCGCGCTAGCAAAAGCCGACGAAACAGAAAAAACAAAGGAGGCTGCCAATATCCATTTAATTGCTTTCATCTCGCCCTCCTTATAGGGAGATCTAAAGTTAATAGCATCTTTCAATTCATTATATAGCGAGATGTGTGCCAGGTTGGCGGCCTTGAAGCTCAAAAAAAACCAGTTAATTTAGCTAGTTACGATGCTGCCCCAGAATAGATCGTCTAATCTTTTGACAGCTGGGTGCCATATTTGCGAATTCAAGCAACTTGGCGGGGGGCTTTGGTGCTACTTGCCCGCGCCTTTTTCAGATTGGGCACCAGACTCTGGAGAAGCGCCATTCCCGCCATTCACTAATGCCGCAACATATGAATTTACATTTCTGGCACTTCGATTGATCGGTGGCGCACTGGTGCTATTAGATTGCTTAGATCCACACTCATAACAGTCAGCTGTGGCAGCAGTCTCTGAATCTGAATATTTAGTATCATTGGGGTCACTATTTACGTCTGAACCTGCCGAAAAAGCGGGTAAACCAAAAAGGCTTAAAGTGAGAAAAAAACATATTAAACGCATCATATTGTTCATCCTTTAAATTTGTAGGTCACCAGTGGCGGGAGCAATAACCTCAAGCAGGTTGTTAAATACGTTGGCCACCTGTGTGGCCACGGTTATGCCCTGTTCACTCTTGACGTTTTGAATCTTACCATTTTTATCATATTCAATACTGATACTGCCCAGGCCGGGGCGATCTACTAAGGCGGGCTTGCCAAAGCGCTCCTCATACATAATTGTTACTAGCTTACGAGCTTGGTCTTCAATTAGATTGATGCGACCTTTGCGATCATAGCCAATCTTAATTTTTTGTCCGCTCGAGTTGCTTGCAACCACAAGATTGCATTTTTTTGAATCATAAGCGAACTGAGTAGAAATTTCTTTCTGAAGCTTGCGCACAGGTGCCGAGGCTGTTTTTGATTTGCCACCGGCCTTGGCTTTGGATTCATAGACAAAGTACTTCGTTGAAACCTGTGACACTTTCGTGCATTTTGTTTCATATTTAAAGAACATCTCTCTCGAGGGTTCAGTCCGCACTTTAAGTAGACCGTTGTCGTAATATTGGTAGCGGGTTCGTTGGGCGTTCTTCAGCACAGAAGTAGGTTTGCCAAAAACATCGTGATAGTAGGTGTCAGTGACTTCACCATTATTGTCTGACTTGGCTCTGTGTAGATATCGACCGGTCCCGTCTGGCTTTTCGCGATACCAAAATTCATATGAACTTTTGTTGGTTACCTTTTTGCCGCAAGTTTTCACAACCAAAGATTTGTAGTAGTCTAAAGGCTCTTTTTCAGTATCTTTATATTCGTATTTTTCAACGCACTGGCTGCGATCCGTAAAACTCACCACCCAGTCTTTGTCCTTGTTGTATTTGATGTCTTTGAATGTTTTGTCGGGGAACGAAATTTTAGTTAAATTGTGGTGGTCGTCGTACTGATAAGAGTAGGTAGATCCCCAAGCATTAGTCATTCCGACCAGATCTTCCCCGTCATGCACATAGCTCACCTTAATGCCGTTGGGACCAACAATTGACTGAACCTTTTTTGCAGCACCAGCAAGTTTAAACGAAAGTTTATTTCCATTGTTGTCTACAACACTATCGATTAAACCCGATTTTGGGTCGCGGTTAATGTTTAGAAAATTTCCGTTGCGATCTTTCATTTGAATAAGTAGGCCGGCAGTATTGAATACTTCGAGAGTCCCGTCTGGCAAGTAGCGGTAGTATTTGCCTTTGCTAAATTTGATTTTCTCGTTTTCTCTTCCAAGGGCAATATACATGGTGCCAGGTTTCAGTTTCGAGCCGAGATTCAATTGGCGAACAAACTCTTCTCGAAGGAAAGTGTCAGTTTGAAGATCCTTTTCCAGTTTAGTAAAAAAAGAAGGCGTCATTTTGGGATTTCTTTTTTTCACTTCTTTAACAACTTCAGAAATGGTTTTTTTAACCTTATCTGGGTCAAAATCACGGGCCAAATAATCCACTTCCTGGCCACCACCACATTGGGTGACTTTAACGTTCCCTTCAGCTGTGGTTTCGAGCTTGGTCTCGAAATCAGAACACCACCCAAAACCAAACATGCCATTAAAAAGGGTACGGCTGTTGTAAGTTCGTTGAATTCGAAGATCATAACCTGAGTTAGGTACAATCAGATCCAACCAAGTATCAGAAAAATTCGCATTGCGCATATCCACAATGCCAAAAGCCACAGATGGCATCCATGCCAAAACCAAAAGCCCAAAAAGCTTCCTCATCAAACGCTCCTTGTGATGAAAATGCTACCCGCCTTCGAGAGTGAACAGAGGCCAGCGGGGAAAGTGTGGGGCGCCAGCACCTCACGATGTGCATGGCGTATCCGGGTTGCGGCACGCAAGCGACGCAATCCGAAGACGACATGCGGCCACTCGTGCCGTGCTGGCGCCCCACACTTTCCCCGCTGGCCTCTGTTCACTCTCGAAGGCGGGCGAACTACACTTTTATTGTAACAATTTTTTTCATTGCAACTCCACCAATAACTTGGAGAGCTAACATAATAAAGAGAGCAACCCATCCTAAAGGCTTAGTGAACAAGGGCATCACGTAAGCAGGATCAATTGCAAGAAATACAACTAACAATAGAAACGGGACTAAAGTAATAATAATTCCTTGTGTGACACCTTGAGCTGTCATGGCTTCGATTTTCTTTTCAACTTTTTGTCGCTCACGAACCGTGGTGTTAATGGTTTGAAAAGTTTCGGCGAGATTTCCGCCTGTTTCTTTAAGAATAATTACAGAAGTCACAAACATTTGCACATCTTGCCGGGGGATCCGGTCAGCCATTTCTACCAATGCTTCTTCAAGGGACATCCCCAGGCGAATTTTGTTCAGAACAAGTTTGAATTCTTGAGACAGGGGCCCTGAGAGATTGCCAACCACTCGCTCCATAGACTGAGTGATGCTTAAACCTGCACTCACACCGTTGGCCATAATGGTCATGCCATCCACCATTTGGTCGACCAGTCGATTGCATCGTTTTTGCCAAAGGTTATTGAGGTATGTTTTTGGAAGCTGGAGGCCCAGTAAAGTAATGGCGACAGCAAATATTAAGCCGGGCACAACATTGGGCCAAAGCAGTAGAAAAACCACCAGTCCCAGGCCAAACGAAAGCAGCAAAACTGTGATGGTGATTTTCTTTTTATCCACGTCGAGCATCATTCGATCCATAAGCTCCGTGATTTCTTCTCGCGTGCCGATGGTTCTCTTGTAGAAGAATCCTATAATCCGATCCGAGTAAAGATAGGATAAGATAAATACAACTATGGCAAAAGCCGGAATGACAAAAAACTCTTCGCTGAATAATGCGGTCACTTTTCGCCTCCGCTAGTGCCGTCGCCGGAGGCTTTTTTAAGAGGCTGAGGGCGAGGGCTAGAAGTGGTTGCGGTTTGTGTTCGTGGCCGCACAGGTGTGGGGCCAGCTTTTGAGCCCGCCGCTGGAGAATTAGGGTCACTGGCCCCGCCGTTTGATGTGAATAAGTCTCGAGGGACCATTATGCCTCGTTGCTCAAATTTTTCAATAAAGGTGGGAATACGTCCCATGGCCTGAAACTGCCCAACCACTTTTCGATTTTTATCAAAACCGGTTTCTTTAAATCGGAAGATCTCTTGCATGGTGACGGCCTCACCCTGCATGCCAACGATTTCCGTGATGCTGCTGATTTTACGGGAGCCGTCACTGAAACGCGTGATTTGTACGATAAGATTGACGGCACTAGCAATTTGCTCTCGAATGGCTCGAGCCGGGAGGTCCATTCCAGCCATTAAACAAAGTGTTTCAAGGCGCGAAATCGCTTCACGAGGGTTGTTAGAGTGAACTGTGGTCATTGATCCATCGTGGCCTGTATTCATCGCAGCTAGCATATCAAGGGCCGCACCATCGCGAGTTTCTCCCACCACGATGCGATCGGGACGCATTCGGAGAGAGTTTCTAATAAGGTCGCGAATTGAAATTTCTCCGGCCCCTTCCATGTTGGCTGGTCGGGTTTCTAGGCGAACCACGTGTTCTTGTTTCAACTGTAGTTCTGCGGCGTCTTCGACAGTGATGATTCGTTCATTGGTAGGTATAAATCCAGAAAGCACATTCAATAGGGTTGTTTTACCAGTACCTGTGCCGCCTGATATAATAATGTTCAAGCCTTGTTCCACGCAAATTCTCAAAAAATCAGCCATTCCTCGCGTCATTGATTTGAAACGATCTGTATAGTCCAAAATAGTTACCCGTTCAGATGGAAATTTTCGAATGGTAACGGCAGGTCCATCGATGGCCAGAGGTTCAATCACCGCATTCACTCGGCTTCCATCGGCCAGGCGAGCATCGACATAAGGAGTTTTCTCATCGATACGCCGACCTAAAGGAGTAACAATTCTCTCGATGACATTTTTAAGCTGCTGATTGGAAGTGAATGTCACGGGGCTTAATTGAATCTTACCACTTTTTTCAATGTAAATTTGTTTCGCGCCATTCACCATGATTTCTGTAACTCGAGCATCTTCCAGCAACTCTTCGAGCGGGCCAAGGCCCAAGGCTTCATCCAAAACTTGTTTGATCACCTGACCTCGCTCCTCGCGTGACAAGTGAGAGGCCATTCGGTCTGTGAGTTGCGACACCACACGTGTGGTTTTGTCACGCAGCTCTTTTTCTTTACTGGGGTCACCCTTGGAACTTGTAAGGTCTTTTTTTAGGTCCATTTCGCGAATGAGTTGATGGTGAATTTGCGCCTTTAATAGACTTGGGGCGTCCATTTCATTTTTTTGCCCTTTAGCCTGTGATCCCGATGGGGCGGTGCTGTCGAGAGCGGGCAGGTCTGAGGTGGATTGTGTGCCTCGAAGATTTTTTGGCCTAGAAGTGGTTTTTAATTTTTGTAACAAGCCGCCTGTCAGCCGGCGGGCGACATCGCGATACCCCTGCGCCATGGGGCTATTGGGGGTGGTTAACATAAAAGGAGCCGATCTTTGCAGCGAAGAGTACGCAGTGGCCTCATCGTTGGCAATGAGACCGATAATAGGGCGATTTAGACTTTGTGCAATTGAGTTGGGATTCAATGCATTTCTACCCATCTTATTGATCACCACTTGAACCATTTCGGCCGGCACGGTGGCGGTCACTAGGTCGTGTAGCATTTTTTTGGTTTGATTGACCACGAGAACTTCTGGAGTTGATACCAAGAGAATGACACTGGCATTTTCAATCGCGGCCATCTGCAAGTCCTGTAGGTCATTTCCGATATCGGCAATGATAAACTTAAAATGTTGGCTCACTGAATATAATTGTTTTTTAAACAACTCCGGGGATGCGGCAAGAGTTTGATCGGGAGTTTGCACGGCGCCCAGGTAAGACAATCCTGAGGAATGACCTGTTAGGAGCGAGCTGAGAGTTTGCGCCGTGAGGGAGGCCTTAAATTGAGTGAGGTCGTTCACGGTTTTGTTCGGTCTCACACCAAGAATGACGTTTTGGTCTCCACAGCTTCTTGCGTCGAGATCAATAAGTAACGTTTTCGACCGCATTTCTTGCATCAGAGTAATAGCAAGGTTAGCCGCAAAAACGCTTTTACCGACGCCACCTTTGCCGCCGGCCACTACAATGAGATGTGAGTTTTCGTGAATCGCCAAAACACCACTCCTTTGGTTACTCATCGGAATAGTGGAAAAAAATAATGAGTCTAAATTTTAGGCCGAGCCTTTAGTCGCGAATTCGAAACTTGCGCTTAATGCGGTCCGCACCGGCACTGGCCGAGCTCTTGATGATGGGAGTGACAAAGACCACAAACTGACTCTGGTTGCGGCGAAACGACTTAGAAGCATACAGTGAAAACAGCGGGTTGGCGCTGGTATTTTCAGGTAATCGGTTAAAGTCAGTGCCGCTTTCATTAGAAATCAATCCACCCACGGCTGCGCTCATACCACTTCGCACGACCACAGAGGTCTGAATTTCTCGACTATTAGTGAGGGGCCCCTTATTTGTAATACCAACTAAGCTTTTCACAGAAAAATTGAGGGCAAGGCTGACGCTGTCGGACCGAGATCCAATAATTGAAGGGGTCACTGTGGTGCGAATACCTGCATCTTCAAAACTTGTGGAGTTTTGTCCCTCAGAGGTCACTGTTTGGTACGGGATGCGTTGAACTGATTCGAGCTTTCCTTGTTTACCATCTTCTACAATTAGGCTTGAGCTTTGTAAAACGCGGGCGTGTCCGTGTTCTTTAGCCCAATTTAGCTTCGGAAGTAGATTTGAGATTGTACCAGTAATGCTAGAAACCACGCCGCCGGGTCCACGGTCTGTGAACTCAAGTTGGGTGTTATCGCCTATATCAGGAGTCCATTGAAAGCGAAAACCTTTGGTGTAGTCTTTTTTGAGCTCAACGTAATGCACGACAATTTGAATGATCTTATTGGGTGTCTGCTCGGGAGCCGGTTTTACCTGGATGAGATTTACAATGAGTTCACCACTTACTTGTTTAATCAGTTTATCCATTTCAGCCTGACGTACGACAACGTCAGGCATATACGTACGAGCAATCTTAAAGGCTCGCTCCACTTCTTCAGGGCTATTGGCCATACCTTCTAATAAAAATCGTCCGTTCACAGCCGAAACAGTGATCTCAGGATTACCAATTTTTCGTTCAATAAATTGTGCGATTTTATTTTGGGCAATCACGCTTAGAGTCACAAGAGACGCGGCCAGGTCACCATATTGTTTTACCACGCTATGGATGCGATCCATGTCTTTTGGCAATAAGACTTCGCCGTCAACGATGACCCGGTTATTGGCAATTTTAATTTTTACACCTTCAATTTCTGCAAGGAGCGCTCGAACTTCTCTGGCCACTTTTTGCAGATCCACCTTTTTCACATCCACCCGAATATCATAGATAACGGCGCCGGTGGTGGGATCTTTAATCAAGATGGTACCTACGCCGATCTTTTGGGGCACTAGCCGGAGGATTTTTCGGTTTGAATCAAACTGAAGTTTCAAAAGGTTTTTGTATGATCCGCCCTTGTTAAAACCGGCAGGGGCTAGGGGCACTCGAATATCACGATCAATGCCTACAAATAGAGAGACATACATCTTTTTTCGTTGGGCAGCTTCAGAAATAGTGGCCGGGCCGAACAAAAAGACCAAGCTCAACACGGCGAGGAGGGCCAATAGTGGTCCCCTGCGGGCATCGAGTGTGAAATAGTTTTTGCTCATCCAATTCGTCATTTCTTATCCAGTTATCCTATATATCTTTAAAAGGGCCCGATCGCCGAGTTTTCTTTTGTTGCGGCACAGGCTGCGGTGCCACTCGCGCCGGCTCTCGCACAGTTTCACGAACTTTTTGTGGGGCCACTTGTCCAAGTACAGTTTGCAAATCTGATGAAGGAATAGGGCGATCTGCGTGATCGCTGGGATGCCTAAGAGTTAAAAACAATGAACCTGGAGAGGTTGATAGTATGTAAATCAAATTCTGAGCTTGTACAGGTGAGGCTTCCACAGTGACCGAGTTAAACGAAAGATCATCTCGAATATTTCGAATATACTCATCTCGTCCTTGCTTTTCAAAAAGTCGGGGCAGTTCGTTGACCACGCGAACACCTGTGGCAAGAATAACCACATCTTGTAAAATAGTCTTTATTTCTCGGCGTTGGTTGGCACCCTTGCCGATATCAACGGCGGCCACCACGTCAACTCGGTCACCGGGCTTGATCAGTTTTGCGACGCCACGCATGTCATCAATTGGAATAGTGACGGCCCGTTTGGATGGGGCCACTTGCATGGCGAGTCCAGTAACGGGGCCTGGTTCCATAATTTTACTGCGCAAGATTTGTTCTCCAGCTTTAATGGGAGCCAATGCAACTAAACCAACAGCATCTTCGGGGTCGGCTAGATGTTCCGGCTCCAAGTAGCTCACGGGTTTACTCACAAGCTCCAACATGGAAACATCAATTGTTTGCATTTCATTGATATCAGCTTTTGCCACAACGACTTTTTTCTGAGCTCCAAATTTCTTTGTAAGTTCAGCACTTTTTTCTTGAGTGTAACTATAAAGAAGAAACACGGCAAAAATGGCGGAAAAAACCGATATCCATAATGTCCTCGTTTCGTTCTGATTCATACACTTACCCTTTTTTATTCACCACAATTTGCGGTGACACAAATGCCGTATCCCACCATCACCCACCCCGGGCTGACCTCGACAGCATTACCGCCATCTTTTCGGTAGGTTTCTTCAATTTCATAAATTCTTTCTGAATGATCTTTTGAAGTGCCCTTAATTTCTTTCTGAGAGCCTGGACCACGACCAAAGGCTAAGGGCCTCTCAGAGGCAAAAAAGTTTTGGTCATTACTTAGGTCGGCCTCCGACACCACAGCATGAAAGCGGTAACCTGTGGGTGCGTAGTTGAGCAGGTCACCCTGTCCTTGATCTCGAAAAAAGCTTACGTTGGTTCGATTTCGAAAGGTTTCAAAGGCGTAGGTTCGCGCCCCGATGGAATGCAAAATTGCGGTGTGAACAAAACCAAACAGACCAAGTCCATAGGTAATGAGAACAACGAAGACGACCACAAGAGGCAGGGCTTCAATAGTGGCAAGACCTTTTTGATTGTTGTGAACATGACAAGGGCGTTTAATCATTGTCAGCACCCGTTATCCGAAACAGGTTGATAACCCCGTCGGCTATATCGCCCGGCCTCTTTATAAGAGCCGCTGCCGATTTGTTGGATATGCTGCCAGCGCTGAGAATTAAAATAGTCACACTGTTTTTGCGTAACCTCCCGAGAAAGAAAGCTACCCACCTTAGTGGTAAAGCCGTCAGAATCATTGCTGTCGCCGGAGGTGGAGCCAAAAAACGGAATTTGAAAATCCAGGATGTGCGAGGTTAAAGTGATTTGGACGCCGTGAAACGCCTGTCTATCTGGCGGGCTGTGGTCTGTGTACTGCGAGGCTTCTTTTGCCGGTTCATCAATAATTTTTGCTTCTTTGCTAAGTGTGAACCACCCATTGTCTAGAACGCCGGAAAAAACACCATTGTTTCTGAGTTGGGCATACTTTCTTTGAGCATAGTCAAATTGGGACTCGTGATCCTTGTGAGAGCCCAAATAGCTTCGAGCTGTAGCAAAAGTCATATATTGAGCTATTTCTACTGTGGTGAGCGTGATTGCCAGTGAAAAAAGAATCACGGTTAAACCCAGTATCAGCGTCATGGCAAACAGGTAGTCAAGGGTGATAAAGCCCCGTTGTTTTTTGAGTTTAGAGGGTTTAAGAGTGGACCACTTCATTATGGTTTCACCGTTAAGTGTCTTGCATGTTGATTGGGGTGTTTATTGTAGCTGCGCGAGGGCGGCTCCCATACGCCATTTTCAATCATTCCAGAAAGAGCCAACCATGGGCCATTGACGAGTTGGGCAATCAA
Proteins encoded:
- a CDS encoding DedA family protein → MEPTPTLSLKLILFMQGFSGFTAYSIIIGVLLICGFGIPIPEDITLITAGLLAGLGNISLTGAFLSCFVGVMIGDATLFYMGRKMGYRVFKLPIFRSIFNEKRIALAREKVLGNSHFICFTARFLPGLRSPLFLTSGILGVRPVVFFMLDGFAALISVPVWIMLGWWFGNQLKTDPTTLDSLLDVAKEFNIVIFSVVVALILVYVVYKRVKKSKNVPESESDEAAAPLSRSVSPNKAKLKHSETIGD
- a CDS encoding response regulator; translation: MGIKLVIVDDAPFIREVVRGVIAGSEIECIGEAADGEAAVRIVLERKPDVVLMDLVLPVKSGIEAVEEILSVASGVRIVACSTMNQEAMVLKALSVGCCDYISKPFEAKRLLQVIRGCAGKRPAQK
- a CDS encoding RHS repeat protein, whose translation is MRKLFGLLVLAWMPSVAFGIVDMRNANFSDTWLDLIVPNSGYDLRIQRTYNSRTLFNGMFGFGWCSDFETKLETTAEGNVKVTQCGGGQEVDYLARDFDPDKVKKTISEVVKEVKKRNPKMTPSFFTKLEKDLQTDTFLREEFVRQLNLGSKLKPGTMYIALGRENEKIKFSKGKYYRYLPDGTLEVFNTAGLLIQMKDRNGNFLNINRDPKSGLIDSVVDNNGNKLSFKLAGAAKKVQSIVGPNGIKVSYVHDGEDLVGMTNAWGSTYSYQYDDHHNLTKISFPDKTFKDIKYNKDKDWVVSFTDRSQCVEKYEYKDTEKEPLDYYKSLVVKTCGKKVTNKSSYEFWYREKPDGTGRYLHRAKSDNNGEVTDTYYHDVFGKPTSVLKNAQRTRYQYYDNGLLKVRTEPSREMFFKYETKCTKVSQVSTKYFVYESKAKAGGKSKTASAPVRKLQKEISTQFAYDSKKCNLVVASNSSGQKIKIGYDRKGRINLIEDQARKLVTIMYEERFGKPALVDRPGLGSISIEYDKNGKIQNVKSEQGITVATQVANVFNNLLEVIAPATGDLQI
- a CDS encoding type II secretion system F family protein, coding for MTALFSEEFFVIPAFAIVVFILSYLYSDRIIGFFYKRTIGTREEITELMDRMMLDVDKKKITITVLLLSFGLGLVVFLLLWPNVVPGLIFAVAITLLGLQLPKTYLNNLWQKRCNRLVDQMVDGMTIMANGVSAGLSITQSMERVVGNLSGPLSQEFKLVLNKIRLGMSLEEALVEMADRIPRQDVQMFVTSVIILKETGGNLAETFQTINTTVRERQKVEKKIEAMTAQGVTQGIIITLVPFLLLVVFLAIDPAYVMPLFTKPLGWVALFIMLALQVIGGVAMKKIVTIKV
- the tadA gene encoding Flp pilus assembly complex ATPase component TadA, whose protein sequence is MSNQRSGVLAIHENSHLIVVAGGKGGVGKSVFAANLAITLMQEMRSKTLLIDLDARSCGDQNVILGVRPNKTVNDLTQFKASLTAQTLSSLLTGHSSGLSYLGAVQTPDQTLAASPELFKKQLYSVSQHFKFIIADIGNDLQDLQMAAIENASVILLVSTPEVLVVNQTKKMLHDLVTATVPAEMVQVVINKMGRNALNPNSIAQSLNRPIIGLIANDEATAYSSLQRSAPFMLTTPNSPMAQGYRDVARRLTGGLLQKLKTTSRPKNLRGTQSTSDLPALDSTAPSGSQAKGQKNEMDAPSLLKAQIHHQLIREMDLKKDLTSSKGDPSKEKELRDKTTRVVSQLTDRMASHLSREERGQVIKQVLDEALGLGPLEELLEDARVTEIMVNGAKQIYIEKSGKIQLSPVTFTSNQQLKNVIERIVTPLGRRIDEKTPYVDARLADGSRVNAVIEPLAIDGPAVTIRKFPSERVTILDYTDRFKSMTRGMADFLRICVEQGLNIIISGGTGTGKTTLLNVLSGFIPTNERIITVEDAAELQLKQEHVVRLETRPANMEGAGEISIRDLIRNSLRMRPDRIVVGETRDGAALDMLAAMNTGHDGSMTTVHSNNPREAISRLETLCLMAGMDLPARAIREQIASAVNLIVQITRFSDGSRKISSITEIVGMQGEAVTMQEIFRFKETGFDKNRKVVGQFQAMGRIPTFIEKFEQRGIMVPRDLFTSNGGASDPNSPAAGSKAGPTPVRPRTQTATTSSPRPQPLKKASGDGTSGGEK
- a CDS encoding BON domain-containing protein, with product MTNWMSKNYFTLDARRGPLLALLAVLSLVFLFGPATISEAAQRKKMYVSLFVGIDRDIRVPLAPAGFNKGGSYKNLLKLQFDSNRKILRLVPQKIGVGTILIKDPTTGAVIYDIRVDVKKVDLQKVAREVRALLAEIEGVKIKIANNRVIVDGEVLLPKDMDRIHSVVKQYGDLAASLVTLSVIAQNKIAQFIERKIGNPEITVSAVNGRFLLEGMANSPEEVERAFKIARTYMPDVVVRQAEMDKLIKQVSGELIVNLIQVKPAPEQTPNKIIQIVVHYVELKKDYTKGFRFQWTPDIGDNTQLEFTDRGPGGVVSSITGTISNLLPKLNWAKEHGHARVLQSSSLIVEDGKQGKLESVQRIPYQTVTSEGQNSTSFEDAGIRTTVTPSIIGSRSDSVSLALNFSVKSLVGITNKGPLTNSREIQTSVVVRSGMSAAVGGLISNESGTDFNRLPENTSANPLFSLYASKSFRRNQSQFVVFVTPIIKSSASAGADRIKRKFRIRD
- the cpaB gene encoding Flp pilus assembly protein CpaB is translated as MNQNETRTLWISVFSAIFAVFLLYSYTQEKSAELTKKFGAQKKVVVAKADINEMQTIDVSMLELVSKPVSYLEPEHLADPEDAVGLVALAPIKAGEQILRSKIMEPGPVTGLAMQVAPSKRAVTIPIDDMRGVAKLIKPGDRVDVVAAVDIGKGANQRREIKTILQDVVILATGVRVVNELPRLFEKQGRDEYIRNIRDDLSFNSVTVEASPVQAQNLIYILSTSPGSLFLTLRHPSDHADRPIPSSDLQTVLGQVAPQKVRETVREPARVAPQPVPQQKKTRRSGPFKDI